The Sciurus carolinensis chromosome 18, mSciCar1.2, whole genome shotgun sequence genome contains a region encoding:
- the Dnajc30 gene encoding dnaJ homolog subfamily C member 30, mitochondrial — protein sequence MAAAHGPWRLRVSPWRLWQIPRFPQNSAVGLGLRAITHSRGDGPYSSTALYELLGVPSTATQAQIKAAYYRQSFLYHPDRNSGSAEAAERFTRISQAYLVLGSATLRRKYDRGLLSDQDLRGPGVRPSATPAPDPGAPRTQPASSRAREAGGASAGANRTMFNFDAFYQAHYGEQLERERRLRARREALRKRREDQAKKGFQWEETRDTTFVFLLLIVFILIGLRI from the coding sequence ATGGCAGCCGCGCACGGGCCTTGGCGGCTGCGGGTATCACCGTGGAGGTTGTGGCAGATCCCGAGATTTCCTCAAAATTCGGCGGTAGGCCTGGGTCTGCGAGCGATTACTCATTCCCGGGGAGACGGCCCATACTCGAGCACGGCGCTCTACGAGCTGCTCGGTGTCCCCTCTACCGCCACCCAGGCGCAAATCAAGGCGGCTTACTACCGGCAGAGCTTCCTCTACCATCCGGACCGCAACTCGGGGAGCGCGGAGGCTGCCGAGCGCTTCACGCGCATCTCCCAAGCCTACCTGGTGCTGGGCAGTGCCACCCTCCGTCGCAAGTACGACCGCGGACTGCTTAGCGACCAGGACCTACGCGGACCTGGCGTCCGGCCCTCCGCGACGCCCGCGCCCGACCCGGGTGCGCCCCGCACCCAGCCGGCCAGCTCCCGGGCGCGCGAGGCCGGCGGGGCTTCTGCCGGCGCCAACCGCACCATGTTCAACTTCGATGCCTTCTACCAGGCGCACTACGGAGAGCAACTGGAGCGCGAGCGGCGCCTCCGGGCCCGGCGGGAGGCCCTTCGCAAACGGCGAGAGGACCAGGCCAAGAAGGGGTTCCAGTGGGAAGAAACCCGAGACACGACGTTCGTTTTCCTTCTCCTCATAGTATTCATCCTCATCGGCCTTCGTATTTaa
- the Vps37d gene encoding vacuolar protein sorting-associated protein 37D, with product MYRARAARAGPEPGSPGRFGILSTGQLRDLLQDEPKLDRIVRLSRKFQGLQLEREACLASNYALAKENLALRPRLEMGRAALAIKYQELREVAENCADKLQRLEESMHRWSPHCALGWLQAELEEAEQEAEEQMEQLLLGEQSLEAFLPAFQRGRALAHLRRTQAEKLQELLRRRERSAQPAPPAATDPPKPFPAAAVLPTGAARGPPSVPRSLPPLDSRPVPPLKGSPGCPLGPAPLLSPRPSQPEPPHR from the exons ATGTACCGGGCCCGGGCGGCGCGGGCGGGGCCGGAGCCCGGCAGCCCGGGGCGCTTTGGGATCCTCAGCACCGGGCAGCTGCGGGACCTGCTCCAGGACGAACCCAAGCTGGACCGGATCGTGCGGCTCAGCAGGAAG TTCCAGGGCCTGCAGCTGGAGCGGGAGGCATGCTTGGCCTCCAACTACGCCCTGGCCAAGGAGAACCTGGCCTTGCGGCCCCGCCTGGAGATGGGCCGGGCGGCCCTGGCCATCAAGTACCAGGAACTCCGGGAGGTGGCTGAGAACTGTGCAGACAAGCTGCAGCGACTTG AGGAGAGCATGCATCGCTGGAGCCCCCACTGTGCGCTGGGCTGGCTGCAGGCTGAGCTGGAAGAGGCTGAGCAAGAGGCGGAG GAGCAGATGGAGCAGCTGCTGCTGGGCGAGCAGAGCCTGGAGGCCTTCCTGCCCGCCTTCCAGCGGGGCCGGGCCCTGGCGCACCTGAGGCGGACCCAGGCCGAGAAGCTGCAGGAGCTGCTGCGGCGTCGTGAGCGGTCTGCCCAGCCAGCCCCCCCTGCTGCCACGGACCCCCCCAAACCCTTCCCAGCTGCAGCTGTCCTGCCCACTGGGGCTGCCCGGGGGCCACCATCAGTGCCCCGGAGCCTGCCCCCCTTGGACTCCCGCCCAGTGCCACCGCTCAAGGGCTCCCCCGGGTGCCCTCTTGGCCCAGCCCCTCTGCTGAGCCCTCGGCCCTCTCAGCCAGAGCCCCCCCACCGGTAG